A single genomic interval of Halobacillus halophilus DSM 2266 harbors:
- a CDS encoding indolepyruvate ferredoxin oxidoreductase subunit alpha, giving the protein MAFVITSPCKDEKAGECVDVCPVDCIEEGKDMFYIDPDICIDCGACEAVCPVEAIYIEDEVPEEENKYIELNRKFFEEQ; this is encoded by the coding sequence ATGGCATTTGTTATTACATCCCCTTGTAAAGATGAAAAAGCCGGGGAATGCGTGGATGTGTGTCCTGTAGATTGTATAGAAGAAGGTAAAGATATGTTTTATATTGATCCTGACATTTGCATCGACTGTGGCGCCTGTGAAGCTGTATGTCCGGTTGAAGCGATTTATATAGAGGATGAAGTACCAGAAGAAGAAAACAAATACATCGAGTTAAACCGTAAGTTCTTTGAAGAACAATAA
- a CDS encoding histidine phosphatase family protein encodes MDKLILVRHSETEGQHEDSPLTKSGVRQAQVLANFLDQSGYEIDHIISSPFLRAIETIKPFALSKGLSIKTDERLEERILSHEPLDDWEEVLHDTFKDPELKFSGGESSQEAKKRILSLVDELEQEDCGNVLLVTHGNLLALLLQKYNREIGFYEWKRLSNPDMFLVQKQGGEYMVERIWQENY; translated from the coding sequence ATGGACAAATTGATTTTAGTACGCCATAGTGAAACAGAAGGGCAGCACGAGGATTCTCCGCTGACGAAATCAGGGGTCCGCCAGGCTCAGGTGTTAGCTAATTTTCTTGATCAATCCGGTTATGAAATTGATCATATTATTTCCAGCCCTTTTTTACGAGCGATCGAAACAATTAAGCCTTTTGCCTTAAGTAAAGGATTGTCCATAAAAACGGATGAGCGTCTAGAGGAGCGAATCTTAAGCCATGAACCCCTGGATGATTGGGAAGAAGTTCTGCATGATACGTTCAAAGATCCCGAATTAAAATTTTCAGGCGGTGAGTCATCACAGGAAGCAAAAAAGAGAATCCTCTCCCTTGTAGATGAGCTTGAACAAGAGGATTGCGGGAATGTACTTCTTGTCACACACGGCAATCTTCTTGCTTTGCTGTTGCAAAAGTATAACAGGGAGATCGGTTTTTATGAATGGAAACGTTTATCAAACCCTGATATGTTTTTAGTGCAGAAGCAGGGGGGAGAATACATGGTAGAGCGAATTTGGCAGGAGAATTACTAG